Proteins found in one Lentisphaerota bacterium genomic segment:
- a CDS encoding site-specific recombinase translates to MAGAAGGPVGGNLPEALPTPPSGDGRNSARHRRGERIYGDGHVDEQVLQRAMREAVIRAGIAKPAHVHTLRHSFATSLLLRGVNIREVQQYLGHASVETTMIYTHVIRGLDSTAQSPLDALGVVT, encoded by the coding sequence ATGGCAGGTGCGGCAGGCGGTCCGGTCGGTGGAAATCTTCCAGAAGCACTACCTACGCCACCTTCAGGAGACGGGCGCAACAGTGCCCGCCACCGTCGCGGGGAAAGGATCTATGGGGACGGACATGTGGATGAGCAGGTGCTGCAGCGCGCCATGCGCGAAGCGGTGATTCGCGCGGGCATCGCGAAACCGGCCCACGTGCATACGCTGCGCCACTCATTTGCGACGAGCCTTCTGCTGCGGGGCGTGAACATCCGCGAAGTCCAGCAGTACTTGGGGCACGCCAGCGTGGAGACGACCATGATCTACACACATGTGATCAGGGGGCTGGACAGCACGGCGCAGAGCCCGCTGGATGCGCTTGGCGTCGTGACGTAG